The Anser cygnoides isolate HZ-2024a breed goose chromosome 4, Taihu_goose_T2T_genome, whole genome shotgun sequence region AGGCTGTGTACAGGCACACAAGGATATGTATAAAATAGTTAGAAAGAGCCAGTTTTACATGAAACGGCTTTAGAGGAATTAAGCCAAGATATGCTCCTCTCCTTGGCTTCTTTCTCTGCTTAAAGATGCACGACTAAGCCAGCCCCGGGCTCCTACTTGGAGCCTGTTGCATGGAGAATGCCTCTGGTGCAGCCAAAGTCACGAAGAACGGCTGGTTGGGGAAGATCTCCCTGACTCCATTTGGCTGCATTTATTCTTCCAGGGGCTCCTCTTTCCTTGGTACTAAATCTTACACATCTTCCCTATGCGGGGAGTAACAAGCACGTTTGTGCAGCAGAGGGCTGGAAGGCCTCCTCTGCCTTTGGAGACCTTTTGCGTTTTACTGCAGCCCACTGTGTTAATCTGTAGTCTGTCCCACTCTCCAGAGATTATCTTTCCCCTAAATAAgcatgaagcagcagcagggtaTTTTTGTTTAGAAGAGAAGGGGCACTTCAAACCCCTATTGTCCTATCTCTACACGATCATCTCATCTGAGTGAATTACCTGCAAATGCCTAGATTCAAACCGTTGCTAGCGGAGTACAAAAGCAGCCTGTTTCTCCAGCTCCTCTCtattattgcatttattttagcttGGAGGCAAAATTGATTTCTTGTCCGATTTTGCACGCACACCATGACTGGCAGTGGCACGCTCCAGGGTTTGAAGCCTTTTATGCTGAGTTTCAGCCTGTTGTTGATTCCTGTGGTTGAGATATAAATACATCCctaaataaaaggggaaaaaaaagaagcgtACAAAAGAAATGCCAGAAGGCCTCACAAGCTAATGGATACTCCTATAATAAAcctggttttggggtttgtGTTGTCTTTAATGCAGCCATAATgctaaaacacagaacaaaacgAAGACAAAGTCGTGCGAGTTCAAGAAAATCTAGACtggttatttgctttttttcccttgagttTGCAGCACTCCCACTTATTTCTAAACCTATTGTTAGCTTCCACTTTCTCTGTAGATTTGTTCCCCCTGTGCTGATGAGTGCAATTTGTGGTTGGTATTCCTCAGCTATTGATCAAGGTTCTGAGAGGGGTTAATGACACGAGGAAAACGGAGTGTTTGAGGATGTGAAAGGAGCTTAGGTCCAGAGAAGGGTTAGGTGGGAGGAAAGCGCTGGAGGTTTCTGTCCAACCATCACTCCAAACAGGGCAACCCTCGTAGCCAAGTCAGGTTGCATGGGTCCTCTTCCAGGCAACcctttccaggcacagaggtgacaCATCACCTGCTACAGCCTTTGCTTTTCCCTCTGCAAAATGTCTCCGGGGTTGTAGGGGGGATCTTGCTGACATATGAGACACAAAAGCTGTGTTGCTCCAGTTGGCAATGAAACAAAATCTCCAGAAGTCACCTGTGGGCAGGCTGTCTTCCTCCCTTCTTGCAAATGCTGAGCATTACCTGGCAAAGGAAGCGTGCCTAGAAATGGGTCGCAGAGCTCTGGTTGCTCAGCTTGGGGTGCTGCTGGACAAGAAAGATCCTCAAGCCAGGAGATGGTTTAAAGTACTAAAGGAACTAATATGCACCCTGCTTCTACTAATATCTTAATGTCTTCAAATCCCAGCTTAAGGAACTACCTCTGAGCTTCTAGTCTACGGCCGGTCTCTGTCACTGATGGATAAGACTTTTCTTTGGTCTCTCCTTGCAGATCTGTAAAAGCCAAGAGTCCAAGGTGGCCGCTTCATACTGCAGCCCCGCGGTGCCAGTCCACTTCAACATACAGCAGGACTGTGGGCACTTTGTGGCCTCCGTCCCCTCCAGCATGCTGCTGGCCTCAGATGTGGAGAAGAGCGTGCCTGGGGATGGTCTCCGTCCCTCCCGCGCTGCCAGCGAGCACGACTGCGTGGTGGTCATCACGCGGGAGGTGCCAAGCCAGACCACTGCTGACTTCGTGAGGGACTCGGTGATGCTGCACCAAGCCAAGCCTGAGCTGTACGAACGTCGTGTTTGCTTCTtgctcctccagctctgcaaCGGGCTGGAGCATCTCAAAGAGCATGGTATAATCCATCGTGACCTGTGCCTGGAGAACCTCCTGCTTGTCCCCTGCAAGCCCCCCATGAGCTGTGTGAAAGCCAAAGATGACAAGCACTTGCCCCGCCTGATCATCAGCAACTTTTTGAAAGCCAAACAGAAACCAGGATCTGGAGACTCCAAGCTGAAGAAGAGTCAGGCCAGGCTGGCCCCGGAGATTGTGTCAGCTTCTCAGTACAAGAAGTTCGATGAGTTTCAGACTGGCATCCTCATCTACGAGCTACTGCACCAGCCCAACCCCTTTGAGGAGAAGGTGCACCTCAAGGAGCAGGAGTACAGCCCCGAGgacctccctgctctgcccagcctgtccaTCTACTCCcgggggctccagcagctggcccACCTGCTTCTGGAGGCAGATCCCATCAAGCGCGTGCGGATCACCGAGGCAAAGCGGATGCTGCAGTGTCTGCTGTGGGGTCCCCGGAGGGAGCTCACTGAGCAGCCCCTCAGCCACGAGGAAGCCCTCTGCCAAGTGCTTCAGAACTGGGTGGACATGAAGCGCGCCCTGCTGATGATGAAGTTTGCCGAGAGAGCCGTGGACACGGAGCGGAGCGTTGAACTGGAGGACTGGCTGTGCTGCCAGTACTTAGCGTCTGCCGAGCCTGCCTCCCTCTCGCACACGTTgaaactgctgcagctgctctgatGCTGGACGTGTCTCAGGGGCAGCTGTGAAAGGTGCGCAGCCCCGTTATACgggagaggctgggagctcAGCTGGGAGCGTGTGTTCCTCTCCTGTCGCGTGCTCCGATCCGTGTAAGACGTTTAGTACCTTGAGGACAGTTAAACTGCGAGCAGGCAAAACTGGGAACCTAACCCTCTttagggggatttttttttttgttttggtatggTAAGTCTGTGGACTAATAAATTCCTGCCCGCGTGTGTGCATGTTTCTAATGAACACGGTGCAGTTGAGTTGATTTCTGAGCCTATGGGACAGTCCTTTGATCTCCACCCCCTAAAGCCTCACAGCCTCATTGCCTGGAAACACCACTGATTGCCAGAGTGGGCAGCAAGGAGGAACAGCTGGCTTATTCTCCCGAGGAGTAAAAACAATTCATTCAATGCTCCTTTGCATGggagagccaggagctgctttcaaattcatttctgttttgacatccatttttttttttttttttttgctttaaaaacaaaaatcgctgcttgtttctgtattttctgctgtggCAACTAAGTATCACCTGCCTGTTGCCTTCTCTGGATGTTAGTACAGCATTGCCTTCCTGTCTAGCATTGCTGCCTTTGTGAAGGGGTGAGAGAGCCAGGATGGGGCTGTTCACAAAGAAGATGCTGCATGCTGGGAATTACCCCTTGTAAAgttaatgaaatggaaaatccCCAATTCACCTCCGAGGCCCCGAGGAAGAAAGTCGGGGCCAGGCTGCTATGCTTTCCCCATCCACCCAGCTTATTCCCTTCACCTGGTAACTCACCTGTCCCTTGTGCATACCATGTATTTAACTCCTTTATCAAAAGATGAGCGGGCCTGTGGGAGGCTGGTGCTGCTAGCCTCTGGTCTGGGAGGGTTATTGCTGCTGGTGCCTTGTGCTGATGCATTAGAAATGCAGAGGGAGAGCTGTTTGCATTGTGAACATGTTCTTTCAAAAGATGTAGCAcaagggaagagggagaagctGGCCTAGCTCCCTCCGTCCCCTTTCTCTCTATTGAGACATGCAACAAGCAGCCACCTGGCTTGGTGGGGAGGCCGTGTTGCTGCTGACTTTTCAGGCAGGTTGTGGGCTGCCTTTATGCTCTTCCATCTCAATACGAGGCAGAGAtgagctgccctgctgctgggaccgGTTGTGCAGCACTTGCAGGGGTCGATTTGGGGCTCATGGAGGGAACCTGGCATCAGCTTTGCTGAGGAAGGACATCACCATCTGAGCTACCCCCATCCCAGCTGAAAATGGGGAGAAGTTCATGAGGACTCTCCAACCTTTATtcacctccagctccagcctgctCTCTTGTGGGAATTTTAATTCCCCATGATTTTTGACACTTTGTATGCTTTCTGTGAATCTTTTCCAGGCTTCTCACCTGGATTTTTAATCTGTTTGGCTGCAGTTGCTGCTGAGGGGAGGGAATGGTTTCTTGGCTGGGCACCCATTTGCAATGAATTTCCCCTAGTCCCCTTAGGGAGGAAGCTGTGCACGTCCCTGCCTGCTGAAAGAATGTGGAATGGCTCCAACCGCTACTGTCAGGGATTTTTTTGTACGCAGGCTTTCTTGTGCCCTGTCTCTTGCATACATTTCCCTCCAACACAGGCAGCAGGAACCTTCTGGCTTGGGAACCACTGTCCTGTGGACCATCCTACGTTCTTTGCTGGGAAGTCTGGCCACAGCCTGCTGCATGTGGTCTCACGTTGGCCAGGGGAGTGACTGAACAGCTGGAGAACCTGTCTGAAGGAGCCCAGCACGTTTTGCATAGATAAGATGAAGAGGTGACTCAGTTTTTAAGCATAGATGTAGGGAACAAGTtggaggcagctctgcaggactAACACTGAAGGAGACAGGGCCTGACCATGACGAATCCAATCGTAATGCCCGCTGTACTGGcaactggaaaataataatgggGGCAACTGGATTGAGACTGGTTCAGGTGTTGGTGGTCCTGGTACCTTGCAGCAGTATCCCCCACAGATTAGGGACCAACTATAGTCTTGTAGTGTTTTCAGCTATATTATATTGAGATTGGGTGGGTGGCTTCATGCTTTCATGTAAACAAAAGCTCCTAGCTCCATGGTTTCCTGGTATCTACCCCTCTGGTATCTCATGCCTAAAGAGTCCCAGGCTTTTGGGTCTTAGGTCAGTGCTTGGACTCAAGAAGAGCATTGTGCAGCTGTTGTGGGGAAAGCAACCCTGAAGCCCTAGCTGAATGTCACAGCCAAGTCTGAGGGCTTTGCTGGCTTATTTCCCCCCCCTCTGCCCGTGCTGTCCTCAGCATGCCCCGGGCAGTAGACCCCAACTCTACCTAGACATACTTGCCATAGACATACTATGTCTATGTCTATGTCTACCTAGACATACTTGCCTAGACATACTCAGGGGGACTGCAGAAGACATCCAGCTGGGGACAAAACTTGGGGTTCATGTGCCATGGGAAGAGTGTCAAGGGGCGATTGCTGGAGAAGCACTGCAAACTCATGCCTCTCACTTGTACTGCTGGTTGGGGAAAGTTTTTCTTGGCTTGTGACAGACTGCCAGCCCCTTTTCCTGCGTCCAGGCTCCCGGTGGTCCCTGAGCACAAGAAAGCTGGCAAGATACGGCTCCCTGCATGTACCTGCTAGCCCCATGGAAGACAGGTTCCAAGGAGCTGGACACAGGTGCTGACCAATACATATCTGCAGCACTGATGAGTTTGGCGGGGAGGTTGCATGCTTTCCACATGAGATGAGGCTGAGACTCGAAGCCTCAAGACAAATGCGGGGCaagcagtgctgctgggagctCTTTTGTCTAGGTCGGTGACATCGACACCTTGCTTCAGTACATCCCTCAAAGCTGGGGATATCCCAGGACAACCTCGGGTCTCTGGAGATCACTTGACCAATAGTTACTATCACTCTGTATGCTCATATGTACAGGGACATCCCCAGCCATCCACTCAAGGTAGCACAGGACAGGCTCAGTTCTGCTTTGGCTtcttggaaagcagcagcagcacaacacCGTAAGAGAGGGGAAGGATACTTTTGTAAGAAGTCCAGAGCAGGCAGAGCGCGGAGAAGCTCTCAGACTCCACAGCATCCAGGATGTAGGCGACAATGAGCTGCGTGAAGATCCAGGTCGTGCCACGGTAGAGGAGCTTTGCAACACGGGAGGCGGCCCAGGCGCTGAGGAAGGGATGGATGCGGTAGTCGGCCTCCACCATGAtggcccagcacaggaaaccaaAGACGTGCCCGGGCCGGAGGCCGTGCCACCAGGCGGAGAAGGCGAAAGTGGCGAGGagcggctgggctgggcagcgcTGGAAGACCAGCCTCCGCAGCCAGCGGGACGTGCTCTTGTTCCAGGTTCGGGCAAAGACAGCCAGGCGGTGTGTGGTCTCCAGCACCCACAGGTCACGGCCTGAAAGGTCTCCCTGCCCCACCACCAGCCCAAAGCCTGCCATCTCGAGAAGGGCCTCATCCAGTACCCACTGTGTGTAGTAGGCCAGCCTGAAGAGCAGGGCCCGCATCCACGCATGGCACAGGCTGGCCAGGACGGAGCAGCCCTGTGCACGGGGCAGCcagccctccagccccacacGCAGCGCCTGCAGTGCCAGCGCCCCAAGGCACCTCCGGCCAGCAGCCTCCACTGGCAGGGGGACAGCCCCCAAGGACTCGGCTTGGACCTGAAACCTGCTGAAGGGGTACAGGGGGCCTCCGAGGAGGGCTGGGAAAAAGAGCAGGTAGCTGCAGAGAGGCAAGGCTTGCTGCAAAAGCCCCTGGCCTGTCTGGGGCAGAACGGTCCCTTCGTGGATGTCCAGGGCCAGAGATGTCACTTTCTGGGTGAGCAGCATAATGGCGGAGAGGGCAACAGCTGGCCTGAAAGGAGAAAGCACCGGGGAGCCGCTGAGGGTGCCTTGAAAGGAGCGCATGGGCACACATGCTgtccctcccacctccccgcTGCCATGCTCACAGTGCCATCCATCAGCAGGGATGCAGCTGGGGGCCAAGGAGAGACCAACCTCCACCCGTCCAAAATGGCTGGGAAggtggagagggagggaggcagggctggaaggTTACCTGGCATCCTCTGACTCCAGCGCCGAGCTGCCCAGGCCCAGGTGGCAGAGCGTCTGCCAGCACATCTGGAGGCCAAAGACCCAGGTGTGGACGTGAGCTGGGCTGACGGAGAGGAGGACGAGCACAGAGCCAGCAGCGGGGATAAGAAGTAACACGGCATAGCTGCCCATGGCTGTGACTGCAAGGAGACATCCTCCAGCGAGGAGGAATGTGTACCTAGAAGAGACCAGATGCCCTTTGACTGGCTTTTGGGGAAAATGGCGACTGAGGCTCTAgccctggtggtggtggtagagTGTAGTCTGAGGCAAGCAGCCTCCACAGTGCCCTGCAGTCTGCCTCTCGTGGCAGACGCTTGGTCTCTTGTGGGGCTGAGGGGTCACTAGCACCCCACCATAGCTGCAAGGCAGGGACGGGGGGACTAGGCTGCGTATCACAGCCCCTGCCTGGCCCCTGTGTTAGTCACATCAGAGACAGTCCCcgttccctccctgctccctttgCCCATGCACTCATCCCAGTACACCCCTAAAACCACCTCTTTCAACAGGAGAGTCTGGCCTGGCTGTTTTAGCCTTAACCACCCTGAACTGGCCCCCCTGCACAAAGAGGGGAGCGGGACAGCTCACGTGCATACCCGCATCAGCAGGGAATCGCTACCTTGCGTCCCACTGCACTTCTGGCTAGGAGAGACCCAGAAAGCACCCACGGACACAACCTGCCCTTGtcgcagcagcagaggtggcaACCACATACCGAGCGGTCAGAGAGAGTTGCCCCGAAGCGCAGAGCTGGTGGAAGAGAGCAGCGAAGGGGAAAGCTGCCAGCTGGTaccaggctgcagggagaaggATGAGCAGGTCCGCCCAGCGCATTGAGCACCGTGCTTCTTTGGCTGCCTCTGACACCTGGAAAATGGACTGAGCCAAGGGCTCCTCTGTCTCTGCTTTATATCTGGCAGGAGCACgtcacaaacagcaaaaaaacagagcagagccaaGGAAACAGAGATATCTGCAGGAAGAGGTGCGTGTTTTTTGCATTCGTCAGTGCTGGCTCCTTGAAGCACCTCTCTCCCAAGGTCTGTGAGCAGGTGGAAAAAGTTAGGGGTTGGTTATTTGCTCTGCCAGATACCCGTGCCATTACCACGTGCTTTGCAGGCAGTGAGAGTGAGCGCCGAGATGAGAGCCTCTTTGAGCTGCCAAATGTGTCATGCTGGGATgcacttcagagaaaaatcCCCAGGTACAGAAGAGGCTTGGCCTCATCTCAGCTCAGTCCTTCATGGAAAGCTGTGGCTCTTTCCCATCTCTGGCCTTGCTTGtcgtggggtggtggtggggatcTCCTGCTGTTTAAATTCCTGGTGACAGAGAGAAGATGGACTCTGTCACCTCTGCAAAAAGCCAGGGGAGGGTGAGCCCATCAACCCCAGCACTCAGCCTGAGCCACAGGGCCTTTTCACTTACCAGACAtaaagaaatagttttattcttcctgaacattttttctttgagaagataAAAAATGGAATCACAGACATACTTGAGATCGCAGAAATCAGCTGTCGCTGTTAAACTGCACATTGGTTCAGAAATGCGTCATGTGGGAAAGCaaaatttcctctttttgtcAGACTTGAAAGGTGATTTGAAGACTGAGCTCTAGGGTGAGCTGAAGGCAGTTGCTATTGCTCTCAAAATGCTACTAGTGGTATTTCATAGCtaaacagaccaaaaaaaaaaaaaaaagcccacaaaaaCAAAGTCAGTCAGTCTACAGGACTtcgttttttcatttttctctgtgagaTACAGGTAAGAAAAGCTAGGTGAATTCAAATGGAAAGCTCAcgcttgtttttgtttatttgtttttggtttttgttttatcccATTGAtatctgctttattttaggCACATGAACAGCGTGATTGTGAAGAGAAATGCCATGGAATTTTCctctgtatgaaaaaaaatttacttatTAGAGGGGCAGGAGTAAGGTTTTTCCCTTCCTTGGACgaatgattaaaaatatttagatttgcctgtttttcagtgaaaaagagcaaaatttgTGCttaatattacagaaaaatctgttctcatccaaaaaaaaaaaagaaaaaagaaagaaagaaattttaattttaaaacttttacgAATGTTTCTACTCTTCACTGAGCATTTCAAGTCACCATGATGTTGGCAAGCCTACCGTATTGTTTGGAATGGTTATAAGA contains the following coding sequences:
- the MBOAT4 gene encoding LOW QUALITY PROTEIN: ghrelin O-acyltransferase (The sequence of the model RefSeq protein was modified relative to this genomic sequence to represent the inferred CDS: substituted 1 base at 1 genomic stop codon) encodes the protein MRWADLLILLPAAWYQLAAFPFAALFHQLCASGQLSLTARYTFLLAGGCLLAVTAMGSYAVLLLIPAAGSVLVLLSVSPAHVHTWVFGLQMCWQTLCHLGLGSSALESEDARPAVALSAIMLLTQKVTSLALDIHEGTVLPQTGQGLLQQALPLCSYLLFFPALLGGPLYPFSRFQVQAESLGAVPLPVEAAGRRCLGALALQALRVGLEGWLPRAQGCSVLASLCHAWMRALLFRLAYYTQWVLDEALLEMAGFGLVVGQGDLSGRDLWVLETTHRLAVFARTWNKSTSRWLRRLVFQRCPAQPLLATFAFSAWWHGLRPGHVFGFLCWAIMVEADYRIHPFLSAWAASRVAKLLYRGTTWIFTQLIVAYILDAVESESFSALCLLWTSYKSILPLSYGVVLLLLSKKPKQNXACPVLP